The Methanobacterium sp. DNA segment AGGTTGATTTAAATAAATGTGGAATTTGCGGTGCTTGTGTTGGAGTTTGTCCCCACAATGTTTTTGAAATTTTAGAAAATTGTATAAATATTAAAGGAAAATG contains these protein-coding regions:
- a CDS encoding 4Fe-4S binding protein; protein product: MKVDLNKCGICGACVGVCPHNVFEILENCINIKGKCQKCNNCTIVCPLGALID